The Novipirellula galeiformis genome contains a region encoding:
- a CDS encoding PSD1 and planctomycete cytochrome C domain-containing protein: MKFACQICVAIACIAVVLSGEASAEAAKVDYLTQVKPLLRERCYACHGALKQEGGLRLDTVALMRQGGDSGAAVDPDDTPEFNLIIERTADTDPGSRMPPEHEGEPLTSAHLDLLKRWIAQGASIPADETPEADPAQHWSFQPVVRPEVPEVENSKWVRNPIDAWIAQGHHTHGVVPQDEVSRVLLLRRLTFDLIGLPPTAAEIAACVDDPSPDWYEKAVDRLLDDPRHGQRWARHWMDNWRYSDWWGLGTQLRNSQRHMWHWRDWIVESLNNDLPYDEMVRLMLAADELAPTDPDKLRATGFLARNYFIFNRNTWLDQTVEHVGKGFLGLTMNCAKCHDHKFDPIDHADYYKMRAFFEPYLVRLDMVPGELNVDNNGIPRVFDAMLDKPTYRFIRGDDSQPDESTVIAPGVPELLEFEKLRIEEVELPPEAWQPALRPWVLDEYLAAARKRLQISETNEQKAAATLEAARSANDEALANAASDQAFVPIHEDFATFDSSRWRFLRGKWAHLPGQVEQTMAGPSRSVLQLIKNAPRDFDVTLRYRLQGGNVHRSVGIGFDAEWIEGSTEHDAADAPQFVYASGIDGGSKLQGTYTDNGDSYYPSNAKQSIPVKLGAEHTLRLQVRGDLINASFNDEPVLAWRTPLIRREGTIQLITFDAITSFSEFTLSALADDVELVEPKEGAPPSPNPVVQAEGAMAAAVAQVAVARADLESVQARADAMRATWSESDDEAVSDAAAVRALAVAAIRAERKHALAVAKADVIANENTLRRAAENKKKAAQTKLNKANEALKKAESLLQAEIKDTDQFTPMAGAKWTATRFLHTGQDDPEVTFPQQSSGRRTALAKWITDRRNPLTARVAANQIWTRHLGQPLVASTFDFGRNGSLPTHPELLDWLASELMDNDWDMKHLHRLIVLSSTYRMGSSTMGREDSLSKDPDNHYWWRRVPIRLESQAVRDAVLACAGTLDESMGGPSILPRDQEKSRRRSLYFFHSNNERNLLLTTFDEASVTECYQREQSIVPQQALALTNSALVLESSQQIAQAIAATPLDDESFIRQAFLVLLGIEVSDGELSDCQAALTAWQKLPEATADSARGNLVWSLINHNDFVTLR, encoded by the coding sequence ATGAAATTTGCTTGCCAGATCTGCGTTGCGATTGCCTGCATCGCGGTTGTTCTCAGCGGCGAGGCGTCAGCCGAAGCGGCGAAGGTGGACTATCTGACCCAAGTCAAGCCGTTGCTGCGTGAACGATGTTACGCGTGTCACGGTGCATTGAAGCAGGAAGGCGGCCTACGTCTGGATACCGTTGCGTTGATGCGCCAGGGTGGCGATTCAGGGGCAGCAGTTGATCCCGACGACACACCCGAGTTCAACTTGATTATCGAGCGCACCGCGGACACGGACCCCGGTTCTCGCATGCCACCGGAGCATGAGGGCGAGCCGTTGACGAGCGCCCATCTCGATTTGCTGAAACGATGGATTGCCCAAGGTGCATCCATTCCCGCCGACGAGACTCCCGAAGCCGATCCCGCACAACACTGGTCGTTTCAGCCCGTGGTCCGACCGGAGGTGCCTGAAGTTGAAAATTCGAAATGGGTTCGAAATCCGATCGATGCCTGGATCGCCCAGGGCCATCACACTCACGGGGTGGTGCCCCAAGACGAAGTCTCGCGAGTGTTGTTGTTACGGCGTCTGACGTTTGATTTGATTGGACTGCCGCCGACCGCCGCAGAGATTGCCGCTTGCGTCGATGATCCTTCGCCGGACTGGTATGAAAAGGCGGTGGACCGATTGTTGGATGACCCGCGTCATGGGCAACGGTGGGCGCGTCATTGGATGGACAATTGGCGGTACAGCGATTGGTGGGGATTGGGGACACAGCTACGCAATAGCCAACGGCACATGTGGCATTGGCGCGACTGGATCGTGGAATCGCTCAACAATGATCTTCCCTACGACGAGATGGTGCGGTTGATGTTGGCTGCGGACGAACTCGCGCCCACCGATCCTGACAAGTTGCGAGCCACCGGTTTTCTGGCACGAAACTACTTTATTTTCAACCGGAATACCTGGCTTGACCAAACGGTCGAGCATGTCGGCAAGGGGTTTCTAGGGCTGACAATGAACTGTGCCAAGTGCCATGATCACAAGTTCGATCCCATCGACCACGCCGACTACTACAAGATGCGCGCGTTCTTCGAGCCGTACTTGGTGCGATTGGACATGGTACCGGGCGAGTTGAACGTCGATAATAACGGGATTCCGCGGGTATTCGATGCGATGCTCGACAAACCGACCTATCGGTTCATTCGCGGCGATGATTCGCAACCGGACGAATCGACGGTGATCGCGCCTGGCGTTCCCGAGCTGCTCGAGTTTGAAAAGCTTAGGATTGAGGAAGTGGAGCTACCACCCGAAGCGTGGCAGCCGGCCCTCCGGCCATGGGTTCTCGATGAATACCTCGCAGCGGCTCGCAAGCGATTGCAAATCAGCGAAACGAATGAGCAGAAAGCGGCTGCCACATTGGAAGCCGCCCGTAGCGCCAACGACGAGGCCCTAGCCAACGCGGCCTCCGACCAAGCGTTTGTGCCAATCCACGAAGACTTCGCCACGTTCGATTCTTCTCGTTGGCGGTTCCTCCGCGGAAAATGGGCGCATCTTCCGGGACAAGTGGAACAAACAATGGCTGGGCCATCGCGTTCCGTCCTACAACTAATCAAAAACGCTCCTCGAGACTTTGATGTGACGCTCCGCTATCGATTGCAGGGAGGCAACGTCCACCGCAGCGTCGGAATCGGTTTCGATGCCGAATGGATCGAGGGCAGCACCGAGCACGATGCGGCGGATGCGCCCCAGTTCGTCTACGCCAGTGGCATTGATGGCGGATCAAAGTTGCAGGGCACTTACACCGACAATGGCGACTCGTACTATCCCTCCAATGCGAAACAAAGCATCCCGGTGAAGCTCGGTGCGGAACACACCCTTCGCCTTCAAGTTCGCGGGGATCTGATCAATGCTTCGTTCAATGACGAACCGGTGTTAGCGTGGCGAACGCCACTCATCCGTCGCGAAGGGACGATTCAATTGATCACGTTTGATGCGATCACTTCCTTCTCTGAATTCACGTTGTCGGCGTTAGCCGATGATGTCGAACTCGTTGAGCCTAAGGAGGGGGCGCCTCCGAGCCCCAATCCTGTCGTCCAGGCTGAAGGGGCGATGGCCGCCGCGGTGGCGCAAGTCGCAGTGGCCCGCGCCGATTTGGAAAGCGTGCAAGCGCGTGCCGATGCGATGCGAGCGACATGGAGCGAGTCCGACGATGAAGCGGTTTCCGACGCCGCAGCGGTTCGCGCCCTCGCGGTCGCCGCCATCCGGGCGGAACGCAAACACGCGTTGGCCGTCGCAAAAGCCGACGTGATCGCGAACGAAAACACGTTGCGGCGAGCAGCGGAGAACAAGAAAAAGGCGGCCCAAACGAAACTCAACAAAGCCAACGAAGCTCTGAAAAAGGCGGAGTCGCTGCTGCAAGCGGAGATCAAAGACACCGATCAATTCACGCCGATGGCGGGCGCGAAGTGGACGGCGACGCGTTTTCTGCACACCGGCCAAGACGACCCTGAGGTTACGTTTCCCCAACAAAGCAGCGGGCGACGAACGGCTTTGGCAAAATGGATTACGGATCGCCGCAATCCGTTGACCGCACGGGTGGCCGCCAACCAAATTTGGACTCGGCATCTGGGGCAACCGTTGGTCGCATCCACCTTTGATTTTGGACGCAACGGATCGCTGCCGACGCATCCCGAACTGCTCGATTGGTTGGCGTCTGAGCTGATGGACAACGACTGGGACATGAAACACTTGCACCGCTTGATTGTCCTCTCGAGCACCTACCGCATGGGGTCATCGACGATGGGCCGCGAGGACTCGCTATCGAAAGACCCTGACAATCACTATTGGTGGCGACGCGTTCCGATTCGTTTGGAATCCCAGGCGGTTCGCGACGCGGTTCTGGCCTGTGCCGGGACGCTGGATGAGTCGATGGGTGGCCCTTCGATTCTGCCTCGCGACCAGGAAAAATCGCGCCGTCGCAGCCTTTACTTCTTTCATTCGAACAACGAGCGAAACCTGTTGCTAACGACGTTCGATGAAGCATCGGTGACGGAGTGTTATCAGCGGGAACAGAGTATTGTCCCGCAACAGGCACTGGCACTGACCAACAGCGCGTTGGTGCTTGAATCATCGCAGCAGATCGCCCAGGCGATCGCTGCAACACCGCTGGACGATGAGAGTTTCATCCGTCAAGCGTTTTTGGTGTTGCTGGGCATCGAGGTCAGCGACGGCGAACTGAGCGATTGCCAAGCGGCACTGACCGCTTGGCAGAAGTTACCCGAGGCGACGGCGGATTCGGCCCGCGGAAACCTGGTCTGGTCTCTGATCAATCACAACGACTTTGTCACGCTGCGTTAG
- a CDS encoding DUF1559 domain-containing protein: protein MRRSTKRGFTLVELLVVIAIIGVLVGLLLPAVQAAREAARRMQCSNNLKQMGLALHNYHDTFIKLPIGSHGFLRNSWPLAILPQMEQQSVYDKLVLGIEGSSSVTGINAAVLDNWAPEVYWCPSSAAERMHLRTTSGSTVKFSTISYIGIAGAPTSATSSTDPTGGGRCISGSQGYGCANGTLLPNRTSRFRDLTDGLSNTMVIGESSSWGETAAGARTEIRSSAEWGGWAGSAASETPPNNGTGYTWSGTPYCRNITSIRYPIGLTREITGSGGNHRDGVNNSLHSMHPGGTQVLRADGGVAFMTESMEFVILRNLCIRDDGNVIPGDIF, encoded by the coding sequence ATGCGGCGCAGTACAAAACGTGGTTTTACGCTCGTTGAGCTACTCGTGGTCATCGCCATTATCGGAGTCCTCGTCGGACTCCTGTTACCCGCGGTTCAAGCGGCGCGCGAGGCAGCTCGTCGCATGCAGTGCTCGAACAACCTCAAGCAAATGGGGCTCGCACTACACAACTACCACGACACCTTCATCAAGTTGCCGATCGGCTCGCACGGCTTTCTAAGGAATTCGTGGCCCTTGGCCATCCTGCCTCAGATGGAGCAGCAATCGGTTTACGACAAATTGGTTCTGGGGATCGAAGGCAGCTCAAGTGTCACCGGTATCAATGCCGCCGTTCTCGACAATTGGGCACCTGAAGTGTATTGGTGCCCCTCGAGCGCAGCCGAGCGTATGCATCTCCGCACCACGTCTGGCAGCACGGTTAAATTCAGCACCATCTCTTACATCGGAATCGCGGGTGCTCCAACGAGCGCGACCAGCTCGACCGATCCCACCGGCGGAGGACGCTGCATCAGCGGAAGTCAAGGCTACGGATGTGCCAATGGGACCTTGCTTCCCAATCGCACCTCTCGCTTTCGCGATCTCACCGACGGGCTGAGCAATACGATGGTGATTGGCGAGTCGTCGTCATGGGGCGAAACCGCCGCCGGTGCCCGTACCGAAATTCGCAGCTCGGCGGAGTGGGGCGGATGGGCTGGTTCTGCGGCAAGCGAAACACCACCGAACAACGGGACCGGTTACACCTGGAGCGGGACTCCCTATTGCCGGAACATCACTTCGATTCGCTATCCGATTGGCTTGACTCGCGAGATCACGGGATCCGGCGGCAACCATCGCGACGGTGTTAATAACTCGCTGCACTCGATGCACCCCGGCGGAACGCAAGTTCTACGCGCCGATGGTGGCGTCGCGTTTATGACCGAAAGCATG
- a CDS encoding DUF1501 domain-containing protein, producing MSNFNNDHSPRRAFLADLGMGFTGLAMGAMMHGETRGNEIGWAPPTGQPHMPPKAKNVIWLFMNGGVSQMESFDPKPMLTKFSGKTISETPFAETQDPKKLALARVSAPDGNGNQRNELYPLQIGFKKHGESGIEVSDWFPHVAKQVDKLAIVRSMYTTDSNHGAQAQFHCGRHLNDGAFPNLGAWVHYGLGSLNENLPQFISLGKREYWNKRDGHYLGPAHDAVPLRIDPKNPLDFSSPERPFAETSQGIGQNLIQQLNQRRELEYPNDPAMAARIASYELAFRMQTSIPNIVDFSQETEATQSLYGIDQPHSREFGMQLLAARRMVEQGVRFIQIQHGGGGAGAWDAHSGLKANHSKHALSVDQPIGGLLQDLDQRGLLDETLVVFATEFGRTPGSQKSDGRDHHIYGFTVWMAGGGLKRGVVHGATDDIGFHAVENRHYVTDIHATILKQLGLDSRKLEIPGRKRLEIDHGKAIDDIIA from the coding sequence ATGAGCAACTTCAACAACGATCACTCCCCGCGACGAGCGTTTTTGGCGGACCTGGGCATGGGCTTCACCGGCTTGGCGATGGGCGCGATGATGCACGGTGAAACACGCGGCAACGAAATCGGCTGGGCACCGCCGACCGGACAGCCACACATGCCGCCCAAGGCGAAGAATGTGATTTGGTTGTTCATGAACGGGGGAGTCAGCCAGATGGAGAGCTTCGACCCCAAACCGATGCTCACCAAATTCAGTGGCAAAACCATCTCGGAGACCCCGTTCGCCGAGACCCAGGATCCCAAGAAGTTGGCACTGGCGCGCGTCTCGGCGCCCGATGGCAATGGAAATCAGCGCAACGAACTGTATCCGCTGCAGATCGGATTTAAAAAGCATGGTGAAAGTGGGATCGAGGTCAGCGATTGGTTTCCGCATGTCGCCAAACAGGTGGACAAGTTGGCGATCGTCCGATCGATGTACACGACCGACAGCAACCACGGTGCCCAGGCCCAATTCCATTGCGGACGCCACCTAAACGACGGCGCCTTCCCCAACCTTGGGGCATGGGTTCACTACGGTTTGGGTTCACTCAATGAGAACCTGCCGCAGTTCATCTCGCTCGGCAAGCGTGAGTATTGGAACAAACGAGACGGGCACTACCTGGGGCCTGCGCATGATGCGGTGCCGTTGCGTATCGACCCGAAAAATCCGCTCGACTTCAGCAGCCCGGAACGCCCCTTTGCGGAAACCTCTCAAGGCATCGGCCAGAATCTGATTCAACAACTCAACCAGCGTCGCGAGTTGGAATATCCCAACGACCCCGCGATGGCGGCCCGGATCGCCTCGTATGAGTTGGCGTTTCGCATGCAAACTTCGATTCCAAATATCGTTGACTTCTCTCAAGAGACCGAGGCGACCCAGTCGTTGTATGGAATCGATCAACCACACTCGCGCGAGTTTGGCATGCAACTCCTTGCCGCTCGTCGAATGGTCGAACAAGGGGTTCGCTTCATCCAAATTCAACATGGCGGCGGTGGCGCCGGCGCCTGGGATGCCCATAGCGGATTGAAGGCCAACCACAGCAAACATGCGTTGTCGGTCGACCAACCGATCGGAGGTTTGCTGCAAGACCTCGACCAACGAGGATTGCTCGACGAAACCCTCGTCGTTTTTGCTACGGAATTTGGGCGGACGCCCGGCTCGCAAAAAAGTGATGGACGCGACCACCACATCTACGGCTTTACCGTCTGGATGGCCGGTGGTGGACTCAAACGCGGCGTGGTTCATGGGGCGACCGATGACATCGGTTTTCATGCGGTCGAAAACCGTCACTACGTAACCGACATCCACGCCACGATCCTGAAACAACTCGGGCTCGACTCACGCAAGTTAGAGATTCCCGGCCGTAAACGCCTCGAGATCGATCATGGCAAGGCCATCGATGACATTATCGCCTAA